One window of the Bos mutus isolate GX-2022 chromosome X, NWIPB_WYAK_1.1, whole genome shotgun sequence genome contains the following:
- the LOC138986515 gene encoding rhox homeobox family member 2-like, whose product MKPQPQRGHNADANTDAAVAGFLRLGVKENREEAREAEPAKVSLPGERGEEPKAQSEPEQGAAAEGKEAGYEEGEEKEGGDVGAGDAGPPDGESREAKAAVEAEAGAGGGEDGEKGGEEQRPGAAVEVRKAADRRHRVSRHTFTLEQLRELEGVFHCTPYLDVAMQQELARCMGVTEHRILVWFNHRRTRWRKCQRALRFRDAPPLLPAHRVVSNRGGPCNTVLVQEPDWVWVPLEPMPLELMPLPSVPPLMPPVPPLMPMLPLPLLFLPPLPWILPASIHSGCPHGLAWSPTTGGLSVAPFPLEWSP is encoded by the exons ATGAAGCCTCAGCCGCAGCGTGGCCACAATGCCGATGCCAACACCGACGCGGCCGTCGCGGGCTTCCTCAGGCTGGGGGTCAAGGAGAATCGGGAAGAAGCTCGCG AGGCCGAGCCCGCGAAGGTCTCGCTTcctggagagaggggagaggagccGAAGGCTCAGTCCGAACCTGAGCAGGGAGCAGCCGCGGAGGGGAAAGAGGCGGGAtatgaagaaggagaagaaaaggaaggcgGCGATGTGGGCGCGGGAGATGCGGGCCCCCCGGATGGGGAAAGCCGCGAGGCCAAGGCTGCGGTAGAGGCTGAggcgggcgcgggcggcggcgaaGACGGAGAGAAGGGCGGGGAGGAGCAGCGCCCGGGAGCCGCCGTCGAGGTTCGGAAGGCGGCAGACAGGCGCCACCGAGTCTCCCGGCACACCTTCACGCTGGAGCAGCTGCGGGAGCTGGAGGGAGTTTTCCACTGCACTCCGTATCTCGATGTGGCCATGCA ACAGGAGCTTGCAAGATGCATGGGAGTGACTGAACATAGAATACTG GTGTGGTTTAATCACAGAAGGACCAGGTGGAGGAAATGTCAGAGAgcactgaggttcagagatgcGCCGCCCCTGCTCCCGGCCCACCGTGTGGTCAGCAACAGGGGTGGACCCTGCAACACCGTCCTCGTTCAGGAGCCGGATTGGGTCTGGGTCCCTCTGGAGCCGATGCCCCTGGAGCTGATGCCCTTGCCTTCCGTGCCCCCCTTGATGCCACCCGTGCCACCCTTGATGCCCATGCTGCCCTTACCCCTTCTGTTTCTGCCTCCTCTGCCCTGGATTCTACCAGCCTCCATTCACTCCGGCTGCCCTCACGGCCTTGCCTGGTCCCCTACCACCGGTGGCCTTTCTGTAGCCCCGTTTCCTCTTGAATGGTCTCCATGA